In Silvanigrella paludirubra, the following are encoded in one genomic region:
- a CDS encoding aspartate kinase — MATKSMLSSNSSSQINTIGPVFKFGGTSMGTIERIEHVAELCLKLKPSAVVVSAMSGETNRLVSLASEISNRIDVPEYDMLVASGEQVSVSLLSLALRKRGIEPCPMLAPTAGILTDSQFSRASILKVKGDAIKTALEKGQLPIIAGFQGVTEDGRLTSLGRGGSDTSAVAIAAGIGAKECIIYTDVDGVFTTDPRICKDARIIRTINYEEMLEMASQGSKVLHIRSVQLAAKWGIRLVVRNTFSNDEGTEMSTIDSPIEGEVVSGVAATQNEAWIQAGSSKNPKFNLANVFTILAQKGVNVDIITQSEHEGGMKINFTVSQPDAKLAMETLKNEFKDLKLILREDVSKISIVGVGMRTHAGVAARMFQTLAEQNIDILLVTTSEIKVGCLIPREKMNQAVQALHKEFISFSL, encoded by the coding sequence GTGGCAACAAAGTCAATGTTATCAAGTAATAGTTCCTCACAAATCAATACTATCGGACCTGTATTTAAATTTGGTGGTACAAGCATGGGCACCATCGAACGAATTGAACACGTTGCCGAACTTTGTTTAAAATTAAAACCTTCCGCAGTTGTTGTATCTGCAATGTCAGGTGAAACAAATCGTCTTGTCTCATTAGCAAGTGAAATTTCAAATCGAATCGATGTGCCAGAATATGACATGTTAGTTGCTAGCGGTGAGCAGGTCTCTGTTTCCTTATTAAGCTTAGCTCTCCGAAAAAGAGGCATAGAACCCTGCCCCATGCTTGCTCCTACAGCAGGAATTTTAACGGACTCCCAATTTTCTAGGGCAAGTATTTTAAAAGTTAAGGGTGATGCCATTAAAACAGCTCTTGAAAAGGGACAGCTTCCCATCATTGCTGGATTCCAAGGGGTAACAGAAGATGGTCGATTAACCTCTTTAGGAAGAGGGGGTTCTGATACATCGGCAGTCGCAATTGCCGCTGGAATTGGAGCAAAAGAATGCATAATTTATACAGATGTGGATGGTGTTTTTACAACAGACCCTCGTATTTGTAAAGATGCACGCATTATTCGCACCATTAATTACGAAGAAATGCTTGAAATGGCAAGTCAAGGAAGTAAAGTTTTGCATATTAGAAGCGTTCAACTCGCTGCAAAATGGGGAATTAGACTTGTTGTTAGAAATACTTTTTCAAATGATGAAGGAACAGAAATGAGCACAATAGATAGTCCTATTGAAGGAGAAGTCGTTTCCGGGGTTGCGGCCACTCAAAATGAAGCCTGGATACAAGCTGGTTCCAGTAAAAATCCAAAATTTAACTTGGCTAATGTGTTCACAATTCTTGCGCAAAAAGGTGTTAATGTCGACATTATTACACAGTCAGAGCATGAAGGCGGGATGAAAATCAATTTTACCGTTTCTCAACCTGACGCAAAACTTGCTATGGAAACCCTAAAAAATGAATTTAAAGATTTAAAGTTAATCCTCAGGGAAGATGTATCAAAAATATCCATTGTTGGCGTTGGCATGCGAACTCATGCAGGTGTAGCGGCTAGAATGTTTCAAACTCTAGCGGAACAAAATATTGATATTCTTTTAGTAACAACTTCTGAAATAAAAGTAGGTTGCTTAATACCAAGAGAAAAAATGAATCAGGCCGTCCAAGCATTGCATAAAGAATTTATTTCATTCAGCCTTTAA
- the lepB gene encoding signal peptidase I encodes MNRLINELKSILFIVTAIFIFRSTFLNWYVIPTGSLLPTLKIGDHVVVNKLSYGIMLPFMQTRIFSWSQPDRGDIVVFQGPESENQLTLIKRVVGLPGDKITFANGILTINGVLAKQELQIDRTPLENLGGGETADSFNLFVESGFSKYPHYILKRKWNSLTDAETQTWVVPPNKLLVLGDNRDNSSDGRFWGFMDQDRIYGRAFLISYSTYDKEGSFLPSFRNERWFQPIKN; translated from the coding sequence ATGAACAGACTTATAAATGAATTGAAATCCATATTATTCATAGTTACTGCAATTTTTATATTTAGATCAACTTTTTTAAACTGGTATGTAATACCTACAGGTTCATTATTGCCTACATTAAAAATTGGGGATCACGTCGTTGTTAATAAGTTATCATATGGAATAATGTTACCATTTATGCAAACAAGAATATTTAGTTGGAGTCAGCCAGACCGTGGAGATATTGTCGTATTTCAGGGCCCAGAGTCCGAAAATCAATTGACATTAATTAAAAGAGTTGTTGGCCTTCCTGGAGATAAAATAACATTTGCAAACGGTATTTTAACAATAAATGGTGTTTTAGCAAAACAAGAACTTCAGATTGACAGAACTCCGCTCGAAAATTTGGGTGGTGGAGAAACAGCTGATAGTTTTAACCTTTTTGTTGAATCTGGATTTAGCAAATACCCTCATTATATTTTAAAAAGAAAATGGAACAGCTTAACGGATGCTGAAACACAAACTTGGGTTGTACCACCTAATAAATTGCTTGTATTAGGTGACAATAGAGATAATTCTTCAGATGGTAGATTCTGGGGATTTATGGATCAAGATCGTATCTATGGTAGAGCATTTTTAATTTCTTATTCAACTTATGATAAAGAAGGATCCTTTTTACCATCATTTCGAAATGAAAGATGGTTTCAACCAATTAAAAATTAA
- a CDS encoding MetQ/NlpA family ABC transporter substrate-binding protein, whose product MKFVKIVTLFSSLFLGVTSANIANAGETIKVGITAGPSVKVLEVAQKLAKEKYDLTLKVITFGDYQIPNEALNAGDIDANIFQTISFLEQAKLKKGYKLAIVGNTFIYPMAVYSRKIKNISEIGDKATIVIPNDASNQGRALILLQTAGLIKLKDGVGEIPNPKDIISNPKHLDIKSVDAAQAARSALDVTAVVLNNDFVTNAGFKPSEALFKENPKTAKPYINVIVVKESEKEKKVFQNLKSIMNSDEVRKKTEELFPGAVPAW is encoded by the coding sequence ATGAAATTTGTTAAAATAGTTACTTTATTTTCTTCATTATTTTTAGGTGTTACTTCAGCAAATATAGCAAATGCGGGTGAAACCATAAAAGTTGGTATTACAGCAGGCCCTTCTGTAAAAGTTCTAGAGGTTGCTCAAAAACTAGCAAAAGAAAAATATGATTTAACTTTGAAAGTTATTACTTTTGGAGATTATCAAATTCCAAATGAAGCTTTAAACGCTGGCGATATTGATGCAAATATATTTCAAACAATCTCATTTCTAGAACAAGCAAAATTAAAAAAGGGATATAAATTAGCTATCGTTGGGAACACTTTTATTTATCCAATGGCAGTATATTCTCGCAAAATAAAAAATATTTCTGAAATTGGAGATAAAGCAACAATTGTTATTCCAAATGATGCAAGTAATCAGGGAAGAGCTTTAATTTTATTACAAACTGCTGGTCTTATTAAATTAAAAGATGGCGTAGGTGAAATTCCAAACCCTAAAGATATCATTTCTAATCCAAAACATTTAGATATTAAATCTGTGGATGCAGCACAAGCAGCTCGTTCTGCATTAGATGTAACAGCGGTTGTTTTAAATAATGACTTTGTAACAAATGCTGGATTTAAACCATCTGAAGCCCTGTTTAAAGAAAATCCTAAAACAGCAAAACCTTATATTAATGTTATTGTAGTTAAAGAATCTGAAAAAGAGAAAAAAGTATTTCAAAATTTAAAGAGTATTATGAATTCTGACGAAGTTCGTAAAAAAACGGAAGAACTTTTTCCAGGGGCTGTTCCTGCTTGGTAA
- a CDS encoding methionine ABC transporter permease, which produces MFLETLSTLLDSTLATIYMVLVAGLSAFIFGLPIAIALTVTSKGMFYENPVIHKILSSIVTIGRSVPFVILMVAIIPFTRFIVGTSIGTAAAMVPLSVAAIPFFARIVEGKLATINRGLIEAAQAMGSSPMQIIRKVLLPEAIPGIANACTILFVSLTEYSAMAGAVGGSGLGNMAIQYGYYQFNTPVMMQALVTLVALVLFIQFVGDFITRKVSH; this is translated from the coding sequence ATGTTTCTGGAAACATTAAGTACACTGCTTGATTCTACATTAGCAACAATTTATATGGTGCTTGTAGCTGGATTATCTGCATTTATATTTGGTTTACCAATTGCTATTGCTTTAACAGTTACCTCAAAAGGAATGTTTTATGAAAATCCAGTAATTCATAAAATATTAAGTAGTATAGTTACTATTGGAAGATCTGTTCCTTTTGTTATATTAATGGTTGCTATTATTCCTTTTACTCGATTTATTGTTGGTACTTCTATTGGAACAGCTGCAGCAATGGTTCCGTTAAGTGTTGCTGCTATTCCATTTTTTGCAAGAATTGTTGAAGGTAAATTAGCAACTATAAATCGTGGTTTAATTGAGGCAGCTCAAGCAATGGGGTCTTCTCCAATGCAAATTATTAGAAAAGTTTTGTTACCTGAAGCCATTCCTGGAATAGCGAATGCCTGTACTATTTTGTTTGTAAGCTTAACAGAATATTCTGCAATGGCAGGAGCTGTTGGTGGAAGTGGACTAGGAAATATGGCGATACAATATGGGTATTATCAATTTAATACTCCTGTTATGATGCAAGCTCTCGTTACTTTAGTAGCATTGGTTTTATTTATTCAGTTTGTTGGTGATTTTATTACTCGTAAAGTTTCTCATTAA
- the argF gene encoding ornithine carbamoyltransferase, whose amino-acid sequence MKLKGRSLSTLLDISQNEFFYLLELSHKVKKEKRDRIFPKRLINKNIALIFEKSSTRTRSSFVVAAHDEGANAEFLNRNDIHFGKKESVKDTARVLGRLFDGIMFRGFEQKTLEDLIQYSGVPVWNALTDDHHPTQALADIMTCQEKLGNLKGKKIVYLGDGANNVAHSLMIASCYAGMHIVICSPESRRPNDFIIKECLKINKETGSILEFETSPMNAIIDADCLYTDVWISMGEEENKEAKERIELLKPYQINSEIMAATKNKNTLFLHCLPAIKGMEVTEEIFESMNSAVFDQAENRMHTIKALLIATMQD is encoded by the coding sequence ATGAAATTAAAAGGTCGTTCTTTATCAACATTACTTGATATTTCTCAAAATGAATTCTTTTATTTGCTAGAACTATCTCATAAAGTAAAAAAAGAAAAACGAGATCGTATTTTTCCAAAAAGACTGATCAATAAAAATATTGCTTTAATTTTTGAGAAATCAAGCACCCGAACAAGATCTTCTTTTGTTGTAGCCGCTCATGATGAAGGAGCGAATGCAGAATTTTTAAACAGAAACGATATTCATTTTGGAAAAAAAGAATCTGTTAAAGATACAGCACGTGTTTTAGGAAGATTATTTGACGGAATTATGTTTCGTGGCTTTGAACAAAAAACTCTCGAAGATCTCATTCAATATTCAGGAGTTCCTGTTTGGAATGCTTTAACAGATGATCATCACCCAACCCAAGCATTGGCAGATATTATGACTTGCCAAGAAAAACTTGGAAACTTAAAAGGAAAAAAAATTGTTTACTTAGGTGACGGAGCCAATAATGTTGCACATTCACTTATGATTGCATCTTGCTATGCAGGAATGCATATTGTTATTTGTTCTCCAGAATCAAGAAGACCAAATGATTTTATTATAAAAGAATGTTTGAAAATAAATAAAGAAACAGGTTCCATTCTTGAATTTGAAACCTCTCCCATGAACGCTATCATTGATGCAGATTGTTTATATACTGATGTTTGGATATCAATGGGAGAAGAAGAAAATAAAGAAGCTAAAGAGCGTATAGAATTATTAAAACCATATCAAATTAACAGTGAAATAATGGCAGCAACAAAAAACAAAAATACTTTATTTTTACATTGTTTACCTGCAATCAAAGGTATGGAAGTTACAGAAGAGATTTTTGAATCAATGAATAGCGCTGTATTTGATCAGGCAGAAAACAGAATGCACACAATAAAGGCTCTTTTAATTGCAACGATGCAAGATTAA
- a CDS encoding methionine ABC transporter ATP-binding protein, which translates to MIKLIGIKKYFKTKLGISHALKGIDLEVSKGEIFGIIGKSGAGKSTLLRTVNLLERPSEGEVILDGVSLTSLKEVDLRKQRRNIGMIFQHFNLLSSATTFKNVALPLEFAGVDKKEINERVKYLLEVTGLSDKENHYPHQLSGGQKQRVAIARSLASNPKVLLCDEATSALDPETTKSILELLKEINKKFGVTILLITHEMEVVKTICDRVAVIENGQIVESSSMVEMFSNPKANVTKALVRSAFHISLPESIEKNLIQIPTEGLNPILKISFVGDVATETIISDLVMKFGLRINILQAHIDVVSNSPIGIMLCQVSGVQEQINLGIEFLSNSNIKTEVLGYVSGNIKYTA; encoded by the coding sequence ATGATCAAACTTATTGGTATTAAAAAGTACTTTAAAACAAAGCTTGGCATTTCCCACGCTTTAAAAGGCATCGATCTTGAAGTATCAAAAGGTGAAATTTTTGGTATTATTGGGAAAAGTGGTGCAGGGAAAAGTACTTTACTGCGCACTGTTAACTTATTAGAAAGACCGAGCGAAGGTGAAGTTATTTTAGATGGTGTTTCTTTAACATCTCTCAAAGAAGTAGATTTAAGAAAACAAAGAAGAAATATTGGAATGATATTTCAGCATTTTAACCTTCTTTCGTCTGCGACTACATTCAAAAATGTGGCCTTGCCATTAGAATTTGCTGGTGTAGATAAAAAAGAAATTAATGAAAGAGTTAAATATTTATTAGAAGTAACAGGGTTGTCTGATAAAGAAAATCATTATCCTCATCAGTTAAGTGGTGGGCAAAAGCAACGTGTTGCGATTGCGCGTTCTCTTGCATCAAATCCAAAAGTACTTTTATGTGATGAAGCCACTTCAGCTTTAGATCCAGAAACAACAAAATCCATTTTAGAATTATTAAAAGAAATTAATAAAAAATTTGGTGTTACTATTCTTTTAATTACTCATGAAATGGAAGTTGTAAAAACGATTTGTGATCGAGTTGCTGTTATAGAAAATGGTCAAATTGTGGAATCATCTTCTATGGTAGAAATGTTTAGCAATCCAAAGGCAAACGTAACAAAAGCTTTAGTACGATCAGCTTTTCATATTTCATTACCTGAAAGTATTGAAAAAAACTTAATACAAATTCCTACAGAAGGATTAAATCCAATTTTAAAAATTTCTTTTGTAGGTGATGTAGCTACAGAGACTATTATTTCTGATTTAGTTATGAAATTTGGACTTCGTATAAATATATTACAAGCTCATATCGATGTTGTTAGCAATTCTCCAATTGGTATCATGCTTTGCCAAGTATCTGGAGTTCAAGAGCAAATTAATTTAGGAATTGAATTTTTAAGTAATTCAAATATTAAGACTGAGGTTTTAGGTTATGTTTCTGGAAACATTAAGTACACTGCTTGA
- a CDS encoding site-specific recombinase, which produces MKILKKFINGIDKFIHAGNYKYDLNSILSSANPKLSLEERVEWIQKLMFWIRSTEKIPIQFDPTIGQIHTARVSFILQLLDRNIEWKKAVSQTFRSVILETNALQLFSHTGLPKEAGFLQEATDRIMNKIIPTPPDDKELSELFLKIFPREEDAIWIENLSQETISKIHELITFESDKNELWYKMRDDIADAIYILTSQIHAIGLSDAIRTRTNIKHIRDSPFITLSDCIDKFLNSYIEANSTELQHLILLCDSNIIECKKSLQEVFQHLDEFGVSVTLVYQLEKISYHLARLEILLTFLHSRDKIVKSNIISLFISKLIRESLDKKSVIALIQTNLNQLSRKIAERSGTTGEHYLTNNKKEYFDMFKSAGGGGIITAFTTLLKFFIVSLKLPHFFEGFFSTVNYAGSFIFIQLCGFTLATKQPSMTASSLAVKLHNTQDEALLKDFVDEVTKLTRSQFAAIFGNLALVIPSAFIIDFIFKYFTGHSVLTPDKAISTVKSISILGPSIFYAIFTGFLLWISSLAAGWLENWAVYRRVPEALAKNKRLIFVFGKEKAEKISSFFAHNISGFGGNISLGFMLGMIPQFGIFLGLPIDVRHVTLSTGSFSFAISSIGISGIGKFEFILAFFGIIMIGLLNLSVSFWLAMSVAIRARKIQSVGRKKLRAAIFKRLITSPLEFFYPTSKK; this is translated from the coding sequence TTGAAAATATTAAAAAAGTTCATAAATGGAATAGATAAATTTATTCATGCTGGAAATTATAAGTATGATTTAAACTCTATCCTCTCAAGCGCAAATCCTAAATTATCACTTGAAGAAAGAGTAGAATGGATTCAAAAACTGATGTTTTGGATACGATCCACAGAAAAAATTCCAATTCAATTTGATCCAACTATTGGCCAAATTCATACTGCGCGAGTAAGCTTTATATTACAACTTCTTGATAGAAATATAGAGTGGAAAAAAGCGGTATCTCAAACATTTCGATCCGTAATTTTAGAAACAAATGCACTTCAGTTATTTAGTCACACTGGACTACCAAAAGAAGCTGGTTTTCTTCAAGAAGCTACTGATAGAATCATGAATAAAATCATCCCCACCCCTCCGGATGACAAAGAACTTTCAGAATTATTTTTAAAAATTTTTCCGAGAGAAGAAGATGCTATTTGGATTGAAAATCTTAGCCAAGAAACCATAAGTAAAATTCATGAACTCATTACATTTGAATCCGATAAAAATGAATTATGGTATAAAATGAGAGATGATATTGCTGATGCTATATATATTTTAACAAGCCAAATTCATGCTATTGGATTATCAGATGCCATCCGAACAAGAACAAATATAAAACATATAAGAGATTCCCCTTTTATTACATTGAGTGATTGTATTGATAAATTTTTAAATTCTTATATTGAAGCAAATTCAACAGAACTCCAACATTTAATCTTATTATGTGATTCAAATATAATTGAATGTAAAAAATCTTTACAAGAAGTATTCCAACACCTTGATGAGTTTGGTGTAAGTGTGACTTTAGTGTATCAGCTTGAAAAAATTTCTTATCACCTTGCTAGATTAGAAATTCTTTTAACATTTTTACACTCTCGTGACAAAATTGTTAAATCAAATATTATATCTTTATTTATTTCTAAATTAATTCGAGAAAGTCTTGATAAAAAAAGCGTTATAGCATTAATTCAAACAAACTTAAACCAATTATCTAGAAAAATTGCTGAACGATCTGGAACAACAGGAGAACATTACCTAACAAATAATAAAAAAGAATATTTTGATATGTTTAAATCTGCTGGAGGAGGCGGTATTATTACCGCATTTACAACATTATTAAAATTTTTTATTGTTTCTTTAAAACTCCCGCATTTTTTTGAAGGTTTTTTTTCCACAGTAAATTACGCAGGAAGTTTTATATTTATTCAATTATGCGGTTTTACATTAGCAACCAAACAGCCTTCAATGACCGCTTCTTCATTAGCTGTAAAGCTTCATAACACCCAAGACGAAGCTTTGCTAAAAGACTTTGTAGATGAAGTAACAAAACTAACTCGATCCCAATTTGCTGCTATATTTGGAAACCTTGCCCTTGTTATACCTAGTGCTTTTATTATTGATTTTATCTTTAAATATTTTACAGGACATAGTGTATTAACTCCCGATAAAGCGATATCAACTGTAAAATCAATTTCTATATTAGGACCCAGTATTTTTTATGCTATTTTTACTGGATTTTTACTTTGGATATCAAGCCTTGCCGCAGGCTGGCTTGAAAACTGGGCTGTTTATAGAAGAGTTCCAGAAGCATTAGCCAAAAATAAAAGATTGATTTTTGTATTTGGAAAAGAAAAAGCGGAAAAAATATCATCCTTTTTTGCGCATAATATTTCGGGATTTGGTGGTAATATTTCACTTGGATTTATGCTTGGCATGATTCCACAGTTTGGAATATTTTTAGGTCTTCCCATTGACGTTAGGCACGTTACTTTATCTACAGGTTCATTTTCATTTGCCATTTCTTCTATTGGCATTTCTGGGATAGGAAAATTCGAGTTTATATTAGCATTTTTTGGAATTATTATGATTGGACTTTTAAACCTATCTGTTAGCTTTTGGCTTGCTATGTCTGTAGCTATTCGAGCAAGAAAAATTCAAAGCGTTGGAAGAAAAAAATTAAGAGCGGCTATATTTAAACGTCTTATTACTTCCCCACTCGAATTTTTCTATCCTACTTCTAAAAAATAA
- a CDS encoding NUDIX hydrolase — MLSQYKIKKLFKIFIIYYSIHGSIYPVFANPLNNENSFTNYLKLIENNSIELGKSINGEIEIIKNVNEILKIEKKRKQSFIKKGYTPEEAHSFSKVGIVFEDPYWLIIRDATKTDKGTGTYNRLLWKNSLDGGSPGVAILPLLPDGKFLFISTFRHATRSWELELSRGGREKNEDNIEAAKRELQEETGYKIKENKEKESILFLGNMTPDSGTLNSVIPIYLIQNLEKSKKSIEEMEAINSNISLTCKETLNVLKNGFYEYTDKNNKIKKLMVRDSFINSAILQYIIHSPKNNCF, encoded by the coding sequence ATGTTATCTCAATATAAAATAAAAAAATTATTTAAAATATTCATTATTTATTATTCCATACACGGTTCAATTTATCCCGTTTTTGCTAATCCATTAAATAACGAAAATAGTTTTACAAATTATCTTAAATTAATTGAAAATAATTCAATAGAACTTGGCAAAAGTATAAACGGTGAAATAGAAATTATAAAAAATGTAAATGAGATTTTAAAGATTGAGAAAAAAAGAAAACAAAGTTTTATAAAAAAAGGATATACTCCTGAAGAAGCTCATTCTTTTAGTAAGGTAGGTATTGTTTTTGAAGATCCTTACTGGCTTATAATTCGAGATGCCACAAAGACAGATAAAGGAACAGGAACATATAACCGACTTTTGTGGAAAAACTCTTTAGATGGAGGTTCACCAGGAGTTGCTATTTTACCATTGCTTCCTGATGGAAAGTTTTTATTTATTTCGACATTTAGACATGCAACCCGTTCATGGGAGTTAGAACTTTCTAGAGGAGGTCGGGAAAAAAATGAAGATAATATCGAAGCAGCAAAAAGAGAACTTCAAGAAGAGACTGGTTATAAAATAAAAGAAAATAAAGAAAAAGAATCTATTTTATTTTTAGGAAATATGACACCTGATTCTGGTACTTTAAATTCTGTAATTCCGATATATTTAATTCAAAACTTAGAAAAAAGCAAAAAATCCATTGAAGAAATGGAGGCTATTAATTCAAATATTTCATTAACCTGTAAAGAAACTTTAAATGTATTAAAAAATGGTTTTTATGAGTATACTGATAAAAATAATAAAATTAAAAAATTAATGGTAAGAGATTCTTTTATTAACTCTGCTATTTTGCAATATATTATTCATAGTCCAAAAAATAATTGCTTTTAA
- the phnD gene encoding phosphate/phosphite/phosphonate ABC transporter substrate-binding protein, which yields MKLKLLASIYAFFTISNCYAADSLGTRNNPFKIAIVPSGHAAKALDNAKPVAKCIEDKAKIFVDIQVPNSYIAVVEAIGAQKVDMAFGDIVSYLIAKNKFGVEPILQIIRYGSNSYQSAIFVKENSPIKNVNDLNGKKFAYSDASSASSYIFPSILMKKNNKKFSQEVPTGSMDASIIALMQGQVDATAAYYNGPDAKTGKINDARSRVENIYPNISKETRVLWLSKSIPNEPVYVRKGLTKEMKDKLTLAIPACIKEYPNHINNMQELTPVKSDNKDYAEFVKEVESSGLDISSIFSKK from the coding sequence ATGAAATTAAAATTGTTAGCTTCCATTTATGCTTTTTTTACGATTTCAAATTGTTATGCTGCAGATTCATTAGGTACTAGAAATAATCCATTTAAAATTGCAATTGTACCCTCAGGGCATGCGGCAAAAGCTTTAGATAATGCAAAACCAGTAGCAAAATGTATTGAAGATAAAGCAAAAATATTTGTCGATATACAAGTTCCAAATAGCTATATTGCAGTTGTTGAAGCAATTGGCGCTCAAAAAGTAGATATGGCATTTGGAGATATTGTTAGTTATTTAATAGCAAAAAATAAGTTTGGTGTTGAACCAATTTTACAAATTATTCGCTATGGTTCAAATAGTTATCAATCCGCAATTTTTGTAAAAGAAAACTCTCCTATTAAAAATGTCAATGACTTAAATGGAAAAAAGTTTGCTTATTCAGATGCAAGTTCTGCTTCAAGTTATATATTCCCTTCTATTTTAATGAAAAAAAATAATAAAAAGTTTTCACAAGAAGTACCAACGGGAAGTATGGATGCATCAATCATTGCTTTAATGCAAGGACAAGTCGATGCCACGGCTGCTTATTATAATGGTCCCGATGCCAAAACGGGTAAAATAAATGATGCAAGAAGTCGTGTGGAAAATATTTATCCAAATATTTCTAAAGAAACAAGAGTATTATGGCTATCTAAATCCATTCCAAATGAACCTGTTTATGTTCGTAAAGGGTTGACAAAAGAAATGAAAGATAAATTAACTCTTGCCATTCCGGCTTGTATTAAAGAATATCCAAACCATATTAATAATATGCAAGAATTAACACCTGTTAAATCAGATAATAAAGATTATGCAGAATTTGTGAAAGAAGTTGAAAGTTCAGGATTAGATATATCTAGTATTTTTAGTAAAAAATAA